The Roseimicrobium gellanilyticum genomic sequence CGACAAGCTGGCGACCTATGACGAACTCCAGCCAGGCGACGCGCTGAACACCGTCAATGGCCACGTCCTGCTCTTCGCTGCCTTCTCGAAGCCGGACAAAAGCGAGCTCCTGGTTTATGAGACCGGCAGCCCGCTCGGTTGGCTGGTCACGAAGCACACCACGCCCGTTGGGTTTCTTCAGGGATTGGGGTACGAACCATACCGGTACCGTGGGATGCGCCGGTGAGCGGCGACTGTTCACTGAGTTGTCGAGGGACTACTTCGACATGCCCGTACCCGTTGCACTTCCCGGAGGATCAACCGTGGAGACAATCAGCGGGTAGTCCGTGAGTTGCTCCAGCTTGATGCCGTAGAGCTGGCAGATGGCATTCGCTTCGGAATCGGGGTAGGGGTCGCGGTAGTAAATTTCCTTTACCCCATAGGCGCACAGCATCTGGGCGCAGGAGGTGCAAGGCATGGTGGTGCAGGCCACCAGCTTCACGTTCCCCCGGGTGAAGAGACTGCAGAGGTTCACCTCGGCATGGAGCATGTATTTGCGCCGGGTATCGCGGTCCAGCCAGAACTCATGGTCGGCATTGAACCCCGGCGCCAGGCCGTTGTAAGCCGTGCCTATGACGCGGTTATCAAAGTCGAAGGCCACAGCGCCGACCTTCCTGAATGGGTCTTCAGAGCGCAGGCTGGCCACGTGGGCCAGTGCCATGGCGTACTCGGGAATGGTCAGGCGTGTCTTCGTGGCGGGTGCGCTCATGCGGGAGTGAAGGGTGGCGGTCTGCCCGGCAGGACAGCCCGTTGGGACCCTGCTTTTTCCGCAGTTCCGCCTCCCAAGTCAAGGCTGTGGTGGAATGCCCGATGGTGAGGGAGGTATCCTTCATTTGTCACGGCCTGCAAAAAAAGCCGCAATCCGGGCAAAATGAAGGCAGAAGAACCGATTTTTGAAAGACCTTTTTCGTGGCAGATTTTTTTCCCACCCGTGACGAAATCTCCTCGACAAGGGTAGACCACTTTGCTTGCATGGCGTTGCATCGCCCTCTTTTTTAGCCTTTTGTATGACTCCCTGCGCAAAAATTCATCTCCCCAGAATTGTTGCTGCGTGCCTTTCACTCCTTGCCGCCCATCAATTTACAACAACCGCCTCGGCGCAAACGGGCGTAGCCCCTTCGCAGACAGGGCTTTTCTTTGACGATCTGCGCAATCGCGCGGCGCTTTTTCGTCAGCAGGAAGCGGCGGATGAATCTGCTACCAGCTCTGCGGGAACCTATGACTTTAATCGCGGTGAGTACACCGGCGAATCGACTCCGGATGAGGAGCGTCCTCTCGGAGAGCGTACCCAGCTGGAAGAGAGCGTTGGCCGCTCCTTGGGCGCAGATGATTTCCGCGGAGGATATGTAGGCGGTTCGCGTCGTCGCCCGGGCGACTACACGGGTTCCTCCTCGAGCCCATATCCCGCGACCACCACGTTCTTCGCGCCGACCTACATCACGGATCCCTTCCTGGCTGGAAAGCGCAACATCAAGCTCGGCCCGGTAAACATTGGTTTGGGCCTAAACGGCAATCTTGAGTACAACGACAACGTCAATCAGGCACATTCCGATGCGCAGGATGACTTGATCGCGGGCCTCTACATGAACGTAGACGCCAACTACCAAATCACCGAGCAGCAGCGCTTCTCTCTCTCGGTCACCATGGGGGTGGACCATTACTTTAACCACCCTGAGCTCAGCCCCAACGGCAAGGATTTTAACTTGAACGTCTTCCCCGGCTCGACGCTGGCGTTCGATGTGATGGTGGGTGATATCCTCTTCGTCATCTATGATCGCGTTTCGGTGCGCCCGGCGTCCCAGACCGAATTCGCGCTGGACGACCTGGACGTGTTCGGGGTCTTCCAGAACGACATTGGTCTGGCCATGAGCTGGGCCATCAATTCGAAGACCAGCCTGTCGGTGAACTACAACCACTCCGACTCTCTCGCGCTGGAAGACAATTTCTCCGAGACAGATCGCACGGTTGATTCAGTGTCGGGATCGTTGGCCTTTACACCGACTGGCACTTACACCATTGGCATCGAGGGAAGCGTCTCGTGGGTCAACTATGATGAAGAGTTCAACAACGATGGTGTTACTTCCAGTGCGGGCGTCTTCCTTATTCTGCCCATCACAAGGAGCACCATCCTGAAGGCGTCCGGTGGTTACCAGCACTTCGAGTTCGATACGCCTCCGGCTTTCACCCGCAGTGTTTCGGATCAGGACATCGCTTCCACGCAGGCGCAGATCGATACTCTGAATGCCCAGGCCGCTTCAATCAATGTGGCGACTTCGCCAAACCCAGTGCAGGCGCAGGAACAACTGGCCGCCATTCAGGAGCAGCAGCTGGCTCTGCAGGATCAACTGGCCGCCCAGCAAATCCAGAAGCAGCAGGATGACGTCACCGAATCCAGCCGCAGCTTCGACAGCAACAGCGAGCTCGACGACTACTACTATAATGTCACGCTGTTCAACCAGCTCAACGCCCGCATCTCCCATCAACTCAGCTTCGGTCACGAATCCTCGCTCAACACGAGTTCGAACTTCCTTACGGCTGACTATGTCACCTACGCTGTTGGTATGATCGCCTGGCGCGGCGCCCGTTTCACCCTCAGCACCTACTACGAAGATGCTGAAGATTCCGGCGGTCGCCTCGCGGAAGACGTGGAGCAGTGGGGCATCGACGCCCTCCTTACCCACCGCCTGAACAGCCGCCTTGTACTCGGCCTTGGCTATCACTACGGCAATACCGACTCCAACATCGAACTGCGCGACTACAACCAGCATGCTTTCTCCTTGGACGTAAGCTGGGCCTTCAACCGCAAGATGAATGTTGGTGTGGGATATCGTTACCTGACCACGGATGCTGAGGACGAGCGCCAGAGCTTCGACCAGAATCGGTTCGTGATGTCCATGAACTACAACTTCTAACGAAGGATGGGCTTGATGTCCCCGTGGGGTGATGTCCGGGCCCTCAGGGAAGAATCCGCCCTCGCTTCCCGTCGTGGAGCGAGGGCTTGTCGTTAGCCACTTGGAAGTGGTCCGGCATTGCGTTTTGCGAATCTGGAGGAAGCGTCGCAGGCTGGGCGAGCGAATGATCTTGCAGTTCGAACATTGAAAAGGGAAACTTGTCCTAGTCGCATTCGAAATTTAAACTCAGTTCCCTGCCTTACCCCAGTATGAAGCGCCTTCTTCCCCACGCCGTGGTTGCTGCGGCCCTGCTAGCCAGCCAGATCATCGCTGTTGCCCAAGACCCCGGATTCCTTCCTGCGCAGCCACAGAGCAGCCGCTCGCGTCAGCAGATCCAGCCGGCCGCTTCCCAGTCGCAAGCCCAGCCCGGGTCCATGGAGCGTGACGATGTTGCCGCCTCCGCGTCCCGGATCACCTCGATGACCCAGCTGGATGACTCGCGCCCGCTGCGTATCAAGGATCAGGTTGTCCTTCGTATTGTAGAGGACAAGGCGGAACCCAAAAGCCTGGTGGTTCAGGACTCTGGAGACATCTTTGCTCCCTACATTGGCTTGGTGAAAGCGGCAGGCCGTACCCCCCGCCAGCTGGCCTTGTACATGAAGGGTGAATTGGAGAAGCAGTACTTCCAGCAGGCCACTGTCATCGTGGCGCTTGAGCGTGCTTACATCCCCGGCAGGGGGGGGCGCCAAGGAGACGGCTTCGTCCCCGATGACATGGGTTATATCACCATCTATGGGCAGGTCATTCGCCAGGGCAAATATGAGTTCGCCCCGGAAGACCAGCTCACTGCCAGCCAGGCCATCCTGCGGGCGGGCGGCTTTGCCCCCTTCGCCAAGGACAAGGCGGTGAAGATCATCCGCAAAATTCCCGGCAAGGGTAATGTGACCATTGTGGTGAACCTCCGCGATGTGATGACCAAGGGCCGTTTGGAGAAGGACATCACGATCTATCCCAACGACACCATCATTGTTGAGGAAAAACTCATCAATTTCTAAGAACGTCGCAACGTATGCGCCCAGAAGGGCGGAAAATCTTCCAAGGCTGGTCCGAGGGGTGGGTGCAAAGAGGTTCGGCAACAGCTGGCTCACTTCGCTCTCCTGGTTAACCGCCCTCCATGGAAGTTCCAGCCCCCACGCAAAGCCCCTCTGGGCCATCCTCTCCCAAGGGGACACAGGGGCGGCTGTGGTTTTGGGTCGGGCTTACGATCGTTGCTCTGGTGGCAGGGGTGATGTCACTCCCCTACGTGGCTTCCACCCAAACCCCGGCGACGCCTCCCAGTCCTTCGCCTCCGAGATCCGCAGGAGCGGGGGCTGCCGGGCCCTACATTACCGTTTACGGTGAGGTGAAACACCAGGGAAGGTATGATTTCGTGACAGGGGAGATGGTGGGAGGGGCGATCTTGCGCGTTGGCGGATTTTCCACAAAGGCCAAGGACAAAGCCGTGAAAGTCGTCCGAAAGGTGCCCGGGAAGGGGAATGTCACCATCGTGGTAAACCTGAGGGATGTTTTTTCTGGGAAAGCACCGGGGAAGGACATCCCCCTCATTGCTGGCGACACCGTCATCGTCGAGGAAAAGCTGATCAACTTCTAACGTCACCGTCACCAGAACGTCACTTGCATTGGCGTCTGTGGTGACAATGTAAACAAAATTTTCTTTTAACACCTGCTCAATCTGGTAAGCTCGTTTGCTGCCAGCTCATCCTGCTCCAATATGGAATCCCTGTACTCTGCCCAAACCACGGCAAACTCGCTGAACCGGTTTCACGAGACTTCAGCCAAGCTTCAGCGCTACAAGGTGCTGCTTCGCCGCCGGTGGTGGTTCCTGCTCCTGACTTCCTGTATCGCGGTGGTGTACGCGGCCATCACCGTAACCAGCAGCCCTCAAGAGTACATTGCGGTGGGCAAGCTGCACGTGGGTACCAAGATTGACGTTTCCGGCTCCTCTGGCGGGACCATGTCCAGCATGTTCCTCACGGACTTTTACGGTACGCAGATTGAGTTGCTGGAGAGCTCCAGCTTGAGGAACAAAGCCAAGGAACGAGTGGCCATGGCTCACCCGGAACTCAAAGAGATTGAGGTAGATATCCAGGTGACCCAAACGAAAGGCTCTTCCATCTTGAACGTCACGGCGATCGGCACGGAAGAGAAATACACCCAGGCCTTGCTGAATGAGTTGCTGTCCGAGTACATCGCCTTCCGCAAAAAGATGATCGATGACTCCGTGGGCGGAACGGTGGGCAAGGTCATTCAGGAAGTGTTGGAGAAGCAGAAGGAAGTGGCGGCCGCCAAGCTGGCGTTGGAAAACTTCCTCAAGGCCAATGATGCCACCATGTTCGAGGGGAATTCCAACCGAGCTGGAGCCTATCTGGTGCAGCTTGAGAACAGCCTGAACATGTATGAGACTGAAAAGCGGATCATGGAACGCATGGGATTGGACAACTACCTGCGCCAGCAGGATAAGCGGTCATCCACCATGCCGGCAATGTCGGGAGCTGTAGATGCTGCTCCGACCACCGTGCAGGGCAGCGGCAACTCTCTGCCCACTGCTCCAACAAGCTCCACTCCAACTGTGGGTAGTGGCATTTCCCCCATGGAAGGACGCTACTTGGATGCACAGAATGAGCTCATGTTCATGGAGTCAAAGCGCCTGGACCTGCTCAAGACCTACCGGCCTGAGCACCCCTCCATTAAAGATGTGGATGAAGAAATTGCCGAGGTAAAATCGAAAGTGCTCATCTACAAAGCGCGGTGCGAGGAGGAAATGCAGGGGCGCATTGCAGGCCTCCAGACCAAAATCAGCGGTCTCAAGGAAGCCATCGCCGAGTGGACGGTGAAGGCGAAAGAGGCCAACGACAAGATTGTGACCTACAAGCAATTGGACAGCGAGTACAAGCGCTTGGGTGAGGACCACGACTCTTGGAAAAAGAAACTGGCCGATCTCGACACCACCAGCATCACGCAGTCTGACCTCGTGGCCATTTTGGAGCTCGCCGGTCCGGCCATTGAAAAACGCCGTGAGTTGATTCTTCCCATC encodes the following:
- a CDS encoding outer membrane beta-barrel protein encodes the protein MHGVASPSFLAFCMTPCAKIHLPRIVAACLSLLAAHQFTTTASAQTGVAPSQTGLFFDDLRNRAALFRQQEAADESATSSAGTYDFNRGEYTGESTPDEERPLGERTQLEESVGRSLGADDFRGGYVGGSRRRPGDYTGSSSSPYPATTTFFAPTYITDPFLAGKRNIKLGPVNIGLGLNGNLEYNDNVNQAHSDAQDDLIAGLYMNVDANYQITEQQRFSLSVTMGVDHYFNHPELSPNGKDFNLNVFPGSTLAFDVMVGDILFVIYDRVSVRPASQTEFALDDLDVFGVFQNDIGLAMSWAINSKTSLSVNYNHSDSLALEDNFSETDRTVDSVSGSLAFTPTGTYTIGIEGSVSWVNYDEEFNNDGVTSSAGVFLILPITRSTILKASGGYQHFEFDTPPAFTRSVSDQDIASTQAQIDTLNAQAASINVATSPNPVQAQEQLAAIQEQQLALQDQLAAQQIQKQQDDVTESSRSFDSNSELDDYYYNVTLFNQLNARISHQLSFGHESSLNTSSNFLTADYVTYAVGMIAWRGARFTLSTYYEDAEDSGGRLAEDVEQWGIDALLTHRLNSRLVLGLGYHYGNTDSNIELRDYNQHAFSLDVSWAFNRKMNVGVGYRYLTTDAEDERQSFDQNRFVMSMNYNF
- a CDS encoding polysaccharide biosynthesis/export family protein is translated as MKRLLPHAVVAAALLASQIIAVAQDPGFLPAQPQSSRSRQQIQPAASQSQAQPGSMERDDVAASASRITSMTQLDDSRPLRIKDQVVLRIVEDKAEPKSLVVQDSGDIFAPYIGLVKAAGRTPRQLALYMKGELEKQYFQQATVIVALERAYIPGRGGRQGDGFVPDDMGYITIYGQVIRQGKYEFAPEDQLTASQAILRAGGFAPFAKDKAVKIIRKIPGKGNVTIVVNLRDVMTKGRLEKDITIYPNDTIIVEEKLINF
- a CDS encoding polysaccharide biosynthesis/export family protein; its protein translation is MEVPAPTQSPSGPSSPKGTQGRLWFWVGLTIVALVAGVMSLPYVASTQTPATPPSPSPPRSAGAGAAGPYITVYGEVKHQGRYDFVTGEMVGGAILRVGGFSTKAKDKAVKVVRKVPGKGNVTIVVNLRDVFSGKAPGKDIPLIAGDTVIVEEKLINF
- a CDS encoding deoxycytidylate deaminase, with protein sequence MSAPATKTRLTIPEYAMALAHVASLRSEDPFRKVGAVAFDFDNRVIGTAYNGLAPGFNADHEFWLDRDTRRKYMLHAEVNLCSLFTRGNVKLVACTTMPCTSCAQMLCAYGVKEIYYRDPYPDSEANAICQLYGIKLEQLTDYPLIVSTVDPPGSATGTGMSK
- a CDS encoding polysaccharide biosynthesis tyrosine autokinase gives rise to the protein MESLYSAQTTANSLNRFHETSAKLQRYKVLLRRRWWFLLLTSCIAVVYAAITVTSSPQEYIAVGKLHVGTKIDVSGSSGGTMSSMFLTDFYGTQIELLESSSLRNKAKERVAMAHPELKEIEVDIQVTQTKGSSILNVTAIGTEEKYTQALLNELLSEYIAFRKKMIDDSVGGTVGKVIQEVLEKQKEVAAAKLALENFLKANDATMFEGNSNRAGAYLVQLENSLNMYETEKRIMERMGLDNYLRQQDKRSSTMPAMSGAVDAAPTTVQGSGNSLPTAPTSSTPTVGSGISPMEGRYLDAQNELMFMESKRLDLLKTYRPEHPSIKDVDEEIAEVKSKVLIYKARCEEEMQGRIAGLQTKISGLKEAIAEWTVKAKEANDKIVTYKQLDSEYKRLGEDHDSWKKKLADLDTTSITQSDLVAILELAGPAIEKRRELILPIALALIAGLVAGSVILLLFDRLDDRMNTFSEFQSLFPNESILGQIPELAGRGDVALIRPSDDRHLYAEAFRNLRSSILFKNWTGGKPPKVILVTSAVPNEGKTTSVANMAITMALGGARVLLADADLRRGGVSELFKIPGTPGFTEVLNAQMHWRDAVLESGTRGLHVLPRGEAVDQASELFLNPMTDEIIREMTEEYDYIIFDSAPVLVADDTASFAPKMDTVLFVVRMSSTMARLSAKALDLLYDRQVSVGGIILNRASTSLKEYTYYNYASYYSVGSKKGHASQSA